A window from Lampris incognitus isolate fLamInc1 chromosome 5, fLamInc1.hap2, whole genome shotgun sequence encodes these proteins:
- the si:dkey-237i9.1 gene encoding SEC14-like protein 1 has product MVQKYQSPVRVYKHPFELVMAAYERRFPTCHLIPMFVASDVVNEDSSEDGSTHKVERRCALDVDAPRLLKRIAGVDYVYFIQRNTLNRKERTLHIESHNETFSNRVIIHETCCYSVHPENEDWTCFEQTASLDIKSFFGFESTVEKIAMKQYASSIKKGKEIIEFYLKELEDEGITHVPRWTPSSLPLPRPRPTSLSTSPPALPKLLATPAVTIPTPADAKNGAAQDASKDGSTVPPDSLTENQAGTPDDKLDADYIKRYLGDLTPLQESCLIRLRKWLQETHKGKIPKDEHILRFLRARDFNMDKAREILCQSLTWRKQHQVDYLLETWSSPQVLHDYYTGGWHHHDRDGRPLYILRLGQMDTKGLVRALGEESLLRHVLSINEEGLRRCEENTKVFGRPISCWTCLVDLEGLNMRHLWRPGVKALLRIIEVVEANYPETLGRLLILRAPRVFPVLWTLVSPFIDENTRKKFLIYAGNDYQGPGGLLDYIDKEIIPDFLGGDCMCEVPEGGLVPKSMYRTPEELENEDVRLWTETIYQSASIFKGAPHELLIEIIDASSVITWDFDVCKGDVVFNIYHSKRAPQPPRKEPLGAHGMTSPGGNNVQLIEKSWTLGQDYSMVESPLTCKEGESVQGSHITRWPGFYILQWKFHNMPACSATNLPRVDDVLATLQVSSHKCKVMYYTEVLGSEDFRGSMTSLESSHSGFSQLSAATTSSSQSQSSSMISR; this is encoded by the exons gCCTACGAGCGGCGGTTCCCCACCTGCCACCTCATCCCCATGTTTGTGGCCAGTGACGTGGTCAATGAGGACTCCAGTGAAGATGGATCCACCCATAAGGTCGAGCGCCGCTGTGCCCTTGATGTTGATGCCCCACGTCTTCTCAAAAGG ATTGCAGGGGTGGACTATGTCTACTTCATTCAAAGGAATACACTGAATCGGAAGGAGAGGACGCTTCACATTGAGTCTCACAACGAGACCTTCTCCAACAGAGTCATTATCCATGAAACCTGCTGCTATTCG GTCCACCCAGAGAATGAAGACTGGACATGTTTTGAGCAGACAGCAAGCTTGGATATCAAGTCTTTCTTTGGCTTTGAGAGCACGGTGGAGAAGATTGCTATGAAGCAGTATGCTAGCAGTATCAAaaag GGCAAGGAGATCATTGAGTTTTACCTAAAGGAGTTAGAAGATGAGGGGATCACCCATGTACCCCGCTGGACACCCtcctctctgcctctgcctcgCCCTAGACCTACCAGCCTCTCCACTAGCCCACCTGCCCTCCCCAAGCTCCTGGCCACTCCTGCTGTCACCATCCCCACGCCTGCTGATGCTAAAAACGGTGCCGCTCAGGATGCCAGCAAGGATGGCAGTACAGTTCCACCGGACAGCCTGACGGAAAACCAGGCCGGTACACCTGACG ACAAGCTGGACGCCGACTACATCAAACGCTACCTGGGTGACCTGACCCCCCTGCAGGAAAGCTGTCTGATCAGACTACGCAAGTGGCTGCAGGAGACACACAAGGGCAAg ATCCCCAAGGATGAGCACATCCTGAGATTCCTGAGGGCCAGGGACTTCAACATGGACAAGGCCAGGGAGATCCTGTGCCAGTCTCTAACCTGGAGGAAACAGCACCAAGTGGACTACCTGCTGGAAACCTGGAGCTCACCGCAGGTCCTCCACGACTATTACACTGGGGGCTGGCACCACCATGACAGAG ATGGGCGCCCCCTGTACATCCTGAGACTGGGCCAGATGGACACCAAAGGGCTCGTCCGAGCTCTCGGAGAAGAGTCTCtgctcagacat GTGCTGTCAATCAATGAGGAGGGTCTCAGACGCTGTGAGGAAAATACTAAGGTGTTTGGACGACCTATCAG CTGTTGGACTTGCTTGGTGGATCTGGAGGGTCTAAACATGAGACACCTGTGGCGGCCGGGGGTCAAAGCCCTTCTGCGGATTATCGAGGTGGTGGAGGCCAACTACCCAGAGACCTTGGGGCGATTGCTAATCCTGAGGGCTCCCAGAGTCTTCCCGGTCCTCTGGACTCTG GTCAGTCCATTCATTGATGAAAACACACGGAAGAAGTTTCTCATCTACGCAGGGAACGACTACCAGGGCCCTGGGGGACTGCTAGACTACATTGACAAAGAGATCATCCCTGACTTCCTGGGCGGAGACTGTATG tgTGAGGTCCCAGAGGGCGGCTTAGTCCCCAAGTCTATGTACCGGACACCTGAGGAGCTGGAGAATGAGGACGTCCGCCTATGGACAGAGACCATCTACCAGAGTGCCAGCATCTTCAAGGGAGCGCCGCATGAG CTGCTGATTGAGATCATTGATGCCTCCTCTGTGATCACCTGGGACTTTGACGTGTGCAAAGGCGATGTAGTTTTCAACATCTACCACTCCAAGAGGGCCCCCCAACCCCCTCGCAAGGAGCCCCTCGGGGCCCATGGCATGACCTCACCGGGGGGCAACAATGTCCAGCTCATCGAGAAGTCTTGGACCCTCGGCCAAGACTACAGCATGGTGGAGTCCCCACTTACCTGCAAGGAGGGAGAGAGTGTGCAG GGCTCCCATATCACACGGTGGCCGGGTTTCTACATCCTCCAGTGGAAGTTCCACAACATGCCTGCCTGCTCTGCCACCAACTTGCCCCGCGTCGACGATGTCTTGGCCACCCTGCAGGTCTCCTCGCATAAATGTAAAGTCATGTACTACACTGAGGTGTTGGGCTCTGAGGACTTCAG